Proteins found in one Tsukamurella paurometabola DSM 20162 genomic segment:
- a CDS encoding glycosyltransferase, with translation MRVAIVAGSEAGHALPGLALALRLNAAGHDAVVFTGRQWIEVGGKHDVDTRELPGLAARPGDDDADAGAKIHDRAAHIATSLLPALRDTDPDLVVADILTPGGGFAAELLAVPWVELSPHPLYLPSKGLPPIGSGLAAAQTPGEMLRDTVLRAFTARDLRNGRRQREAARAGIGLLARDPGPDGRLVATIPALEVPRPDWPARTHLVGPLTLEPTDEPCPVPGGDGPLVMVAPSTAATGEQNLAETAVAGLAGQGVRVAVSGLNPPAFEQPWVASGFGRQDRLLEMVDAVVCGGGHGMLTKALTAGRPVVVVPGGGDQWELANRVARQGSGVIVRPATPDAIREGVRRVLDDPSYAVAARAAAASAHRVADPVHVCEAYR, from the coding sequence ATGCGCGTCGCCATCGTCGCGGGTTCCGAGGCCGGGCATGCGCTGCCCGGCCTCGCACTCGCTCTCCGCCTGAACGCCGCCGGCCACGACGCCGTCGTCTTCACCGGCCGCCAGTGGATCGAGGTCGGCGGCAAGCACGACGTCGATACCCGCGAACTACCCGGCCTGGCCGCGCGCCCCGGCGACGACGACGCAGACGCCGGGGCCAAGATCCACGATCGCGCCGCCCATATCGCCACCAGCCTGCTTCCCGCGCTGAGAGACACCGACCCCGACCTCGTGGTCGCCGATATTCTCACTCCCGGTGGTGGTTTCGCCGCCGAGTTGCTCGCTGTCCCGTGGGTCGAACTCAGTCCGCACCCGTTGTATCTGCCCTCGAAGGGCCTTCCGCCGATCGGCTCCGGCCTCGCTGCCGCGCAGACCCCCGGGGAAATGCTCCGCGATACGGTGCTGCGAGCCTTCACCGCGCGCGATCTCCGCAATGGACGCCGTCAGCGGGAGGCCGCACGAGCCGGGATCGGCCTGCTGGCGCGTGATCCGGGGCCGGACGGGAGGTTGGTCGCGACCATCCCCGCCCTGGAAGTTCCGCGTCCGGATTGGCCCGCGCGCACCCACCTCGTGGGGCCCCTCACCCTTGAACCGACCGACGAGCCGTGTCCGGTTCCGGGTGGCGACGGACCGCTGGTGATGGTGGCACCGTCGACCGCGGCGACGGGGGAGCAGAACCTCGCGGAGACCGCCGTCGCCGGCCTCGCGGGCCAGGGCGTGCGGGTGGCCGTCTCCGGGCTGAACCCGCCCGCATTCGAACAGCCCTGGGTGGCTAGCGGTTTCGGTCGTCAAGACCGGCTGCTGGAGATGGTCGACGCAGTGGTCTGTGGCGGTGGCCACGGCATGCTCACCAAGGCGTTGACCGCGGGCCGCCCCGTGGTCGTGGTGCCCGGCGGAGGCGACCAGTGGGAACTGGCCAACCGGGTGGCGCGACAGGGCAGCGGCGTCATCGTGCGGCCCGCCACCCCGGACGCGATCCGGGAGGGCGTGCGCCGCGTCCTCGATGATCCGTCGTACGCGGTCGCTGCGCGTGCCGCCGCCGCCTCCGCGCACCGGGTCGCCGACCCGGTGCACGTCTGCGAGGCCTACCGGTAA
- a CDS encoding DUF3046 domain-containing protein: MRLTEFRELLITEFGTLRGETLMRDHRLTDVGMTGDEAIESGIDPRDVWRALCAEFDVPQERW; the protein is encoded by the coding sequence GTGCGCCTCACCGAATTCCGCGAACTGCTCATCACCGAGTTCGGTACTCTGCGCGGCGAGACCCTCATGCGCGACCACCGGCTCACAGATGTCGGCATGACCGGCGATGAGGCCATCGAATCGGGCATCGACCCACGCGATGTCTGGCGCGCGCTGTGCGCGGAATTCGATGTCCCTCAGGAACGCTGGTAG
- a CDS encoding arabinosyltransferase domain-containing protein: MNRRTARIVAVVTGLVGLLLALATPLLPIKQTAVTIDWPQAGSPASVTAPLTMYKPLDMQATVPCALIAAQPTDRETVLVATTPPPAGDRARTVGLWVTTDAESVTVRSRGALVYTAPRAGAARCGDLTIAVDEQAATASASGLPGRGEVRGDFRPQVVGVFSDLSPTQAGPLPTVHINVDSRYTSTPSALKGLAIVLGVLCVLASIVALAVLDRADGRRRRHLIPRHWLRFGLADAAVIGSLLVWHIIGAPTSDDGYILGMVKAALHSGYMPEVFRYYDAPYAPFGMPFYVVAWMSELSVSSPWLRLPALVSGIIAWLLISREVLPRLGLSRRRAPRDHARGLWAAAAVFTLFWLTYNPGLRPEPIVALGTVLTWCCVERTLATQRLAPAGVGLVVAGLTLSAAPTGSFAFVVFLVAAAPLWRAVRAHVAANGYAGSLLPLAAAGTSVLFLIFGDHGLIEMIQSTQMLSTVGPAEPWHREIIRYETLFQQNPNGSVARRFSMLAMFLAAAATAVVLLWRRRIPGIATGPARRIVAAIGVSLLVMAFNPTKWTHHFGAFATLGAMAAAVAAVAIGPRVVRRPQFRLLFLAAASGAAALAFESTNGWFYPGNFGIPWGGEEPAIAGIKLASAFVALTVVLLAAALGVHVTGWTPPVPATPSVRLPGWATPITLVATLIIAMIGATNAASILVQHPAYSYGKQNLESLAGNPCGMADEVLAERDANEGVLTPLGNSPEPLIGAENENFTPNGLATDLNTTSRGAADLLNTGDADTTASNTGGTGGGTLSTAGVNGSTAALPFGLDPKRVPVIGSRQQGASQRTAKAVSSWYALPAGGVDTLLTISVAGRFDTGNIRLEFGTGSGEITPAGAVTPIDIGPPPAWRNLRVPAGQIPRGATAVRVRAEITAPSERTWVAYTPPRAPKLVTLQELLGDDPALVDWGAGIGFPCQRQWREFGGIAEQPRWRIQPERDLAAAATTTWQGGDAGGPLGWALLLAKAQTVPTYLNNDWGREWGALERYVPYVAAPQASYGSTEVTRQGWWTPGPTPV, translated from the coding sequence GTGAATCGCCGTACCGCTCGGATCGTCGCCGTCGTCACCGGCCTGGTGGGTCTGCTGCTCGCGCTCGCCACGCCACTGCTGCCCATCAAGCAGACCGCCGTGACGATCGACTGGCCGCAGGCGGGCTCGCCGGCATCGGTGACCGCGCCGCTGACGATGTACAAGCCGCTCGATATGCAGGCGACGGTGCCGTGCGCACTGATCGCCGCACAGCCGACGGACCGGGAGACCGTGCTGGTGGCCACCACGCCGCCGCCGGCGGGCGACCGGGCGCGCACCGTCGGGCTGTGGGTCACGACCGACGCCGAATCGGTGACGGTGCGCTCGCGCGGCGCGCTGGTCTACACCGCGCCCCGCGCGGGTGCGGCCCGATGCGGCGACCTGACGATCGCCGTCGATGAGCAGGCTGCCACCGCCAGCGCTTCCGGGCTCCCCGGCCGGGGCGAGGTCCGCGGCGACTTCCGGCCACAAGTGGTCGGGGTGTTCAGTGATCTCTCCCCGACGCAGGCCGGTCCGCTGCCGACGGTGCACATCAACGTCGATTCTCGATACACCTCGACACCGTCGGCGCTCAAGGGGCTCGCCATCGTGCTCGGCGTGCTGTGCGTGCTCGCCTCCATCGTCGCGCTGGCGGTGCTCGACCGCGCCGACGGCCGCCGCCGACGGCATCTGATCCCGCGGCACTGGCTGCGTTTCGGTCTGGCCGACGCCGCGGTGATCGGCAGCCTGCTGGTGTGGCACATCATCGGCGCTCCCACCTCGGACGACGGCTACATCCTGGGAATGGTCAAGGCGGCGCTGCACTCCGGGTACATGCCCGAGGTGTTCCGCTACTACGACGCGCCGTACGCGCCCTTCGGCATGCCCTTCTACGTGGTCGCCTGGATGAGCGAGCTCAGCGTGTCCAGTCCATGGCTACGCCTGCCCGCGCTGGTCTCGGGGATCATCGCGTGGCTGCTGATCTCCCGCGAAGTGCTCCCCCGGCTCGGGCTGAGCAGGCGCCGCGCACCGCGCGATCACGCCCGCGGTCTGTGGGCCGCCGCCGCGGTGTTCACGCTGTTCTGGTTGACGTACAACCCCGGCCTGCGGCCCGAGCCGATCGTCGCGCTGGGCACCGTCCTCACCTGGTGTTGTGTGGAGCGCACCCTCGCCACCCAGCGGTTAGCGCCCGCCGGAGTCGGGCTCGTGGTGGCCGGGCTGACGCTGTCGGCGGCGCCGACCGGCAGCTTCGCCTTCGTGGTGTTCCTGGTCGCCGCCGCACCGCTCTGGCGTGCGGTGCGCGCGCACGTCGCCGCGAACGGCTACGCCGGATCACTGCTGCCCCTCGCCGCCGCGGGCACCTCGGTGCTGTTCCTGATCTTCGGCGACCACGGACTGATCGAAATGATCCAGTCCACGCAGATGCTCAGTACGGTCGGTCCGGCCGAACCTTGGCACCGCGAGATCATCCGCTACGAGACGCTGTTCCAGCAGAATCCCAACGGCTCTGTGGCGCGGCGCTTCTCGATGCTGGCGATGTTCCTCGCCGCTGCCGCCACCGCGGTGGTACTGCTGTGGCGGCGCCGCATTCCGGGTATCGCCACCGGGCCGGCGCGGCGGATCGTCGCCGCGATCGGCGTCTCGCTGCTGGTGATGGCCTTCAACCCCACGAAGTGGACCCATCACTTCGGCGCTTTCGCCACGCTCGGCGCGATGGCGGCCGCCGTCGCGGCCGTCGCGATCGGCCCGCGGGTGGTGCGCCGCCCGCAGTTCCGGCTGCTGTTCCTGGCCGCGGCCTCCGGCGCCGCCGCCCTGGCGTTCGAGTCGACCAACGGCTGGTTCTACCCCGGTAACTTCGGCATCCCGTGGGGCGGCGAGGAACCCGCCATCGCCGGCATCAAGCTGGCGAGCGCCTTCGTGGCGCTCACCGTCGTGCTGCTCGCCGCCGCGCTGGGGGTGCACGTGACCGGCTGGACACCGCCGGTGCCCGCCACGCCGTCGGTGCGGCTGCCGGGGTGGGCCACTCCGATCACGCTGGTCGCGACGCTGATCATCGCGATGATCGGGGCGACGAACGCCGCGTCGATCCTGGTGCAGCATCCCGCGTATTCCTATGGCAAGCAGAACCTCGAATCGCTCGCGGGCAACCCGTGCGGCATGGCCGATGAGGTGCTCGCCGAGCGCGACGCCAACGAGGGCGTGCTCACACCCCTCGGGAACTCGCCGGAACCCCTGATCGGCGCGGAGAACGAGAACTTCACCCCGAACGGCCTCGCGACCGATCTCAACACCACTTCGCGCGGCGCGGCGGATCTGCTCAACACCGGCGACGCCGACACCACCGCATCCAACACCGGCGGTACCGGCGGCGGCACGCTCAGCACCGCGGGTGTCAACGGCTCGACCGCCGCGCTGCCGTTCGGCCTCGATCCGAAGCGGGTGCCGGTGATCGGTAGCCGCCAGCAGGGCGCCAGCCAGCGGACCGCGAAAGCCGTCTCCAGCTGGTACGCGCTGCCTGCCGGCGGCGTGGACACACTGCTCACCATCAGCGTCGCGGGACGGTTCGACACGGGCAACATCCGGCTCGAATTCGGTACCGGCTCCGGCGAGATCACGCCTGCGGGCGCGGTGACGCCGATCGACATCGGCCCGCCGCCGGCCTGGCGGAACCTTCGGGTCCCCGCCGGTCAGATCCCTCGCGGTGCCACCGCGGTGCGCGTGCGCGCCGAGATCACAGCACCGTCGGAGCGCACCTGGGTGGCGTACACGCCGCCCCGCGCCCCGAAGCTGGTCACGCTGCAAGAGCTCCTCGGAGACGACCCGGCACTGGTGGACTGGGGCGCCGGGATCGGTTTCCCGTGCCAGCGGCAGTGGCGCGAATTCGGCGGCATCGCCGAGCAACCGCGCTGGCGCATCCAGCCGGAACGCGACCTCGCCGCGGCGGCCACCACCACGTGGCAGGGTGGGGATGCGGGCGGCCCGCTGGGCTGGGCGCTGCTGCTCGCCAAGGCGCAGACGGTGCCGACGTACCTGAACAACGACTGGGGCCGCGAGTGGGGTGCGCTGGAGCGGTACGTGCCGTACGTCGCCGCGCCGCAAGCCTCCTACGGAAGCACGGAGGTCACCCGGCAGGGCTGGTGGACCCCGGGGCCCACGCCTGTGTAG